A single genomic interval of Chitinophaga sp. 180180018-3 harbors:
- the katG gene encoding catalase/peroxidase HPI, whose amino-acid sequence MEKELNDISKCPFHNGTLKHNVGGGGTRNHDWWPNHLKVSILRQHSSASNPMDEGFNYAEAFKRLDLEAVKKDLHALMTDSQDWWPADFGHYGPLFIRMAWHSAGTYRVGDGRGGAGSGQQRFAPLNSWPDNVSLDKARRLLWPIKQKYGRNLSWADLLILTGNIALESMGFKTFGFAGGREDAWEADEAVYWGAESTWLGGDLRYANGSPGAHEHHGVVDTDAAADNAAHSRNLEKPLAAVQMGLIYVNPEGPDGNPDPIAAAKDIRDTFGRMAMNDEETVALIAGGHSFGKTHGAAPATHVGKEPEGADLEMQGLGWRNSYGTGSGADAITSGLEVIWTKTPTKWSNNFFENLFGYEWELTKSPAGAHQWVAKNADNTIPDAYDSSKKHRPAMLTTDLSLRFDPAYEKISRRFLEHPDELADAFARAWFKLTHRDLGPRSRYLGADVPAEILLWQDPIPAVDHPLADANDIAALKAKVLASGLTVSELVSTAWASASTFRGSDKRGGANGARIRLAPQKSWLVNNPARLQKVLDKLTDIQKDFNSAQSGGKKISLADLIVLAGCAGVEKAAKDGGHTITVPFTPGRMDASQEQTDIESAGYLEPLSDGFRNYRKPKVPVSTEELLIDKAQLLTLSVPELTVLVGGMRVLDTNFDGSKHGVFTQRPGQLTNDFFVNLLDMRTAWKAISDDREVYEGSDRASGKIKWTGTRADLVFGSNAELRAVAEVYGSTDAQDKFVKDFVAAWNKVMNLDRFDLARS is encoded by the coding sequence ATGGAAAAAGAACTAAACGACATCAGCAAATGCCCGTTTCACAATGGTACGCTGAAACACAATGTAGGTGGTGGCGGCACCAGGAATCATGATTGGTGGCCTAACCATTTAAAGGTAAGTATACTGCGCCAGCACTCCTCCGCGTCGAATCCGATGGATGAAGGATTTAACTATGCCGAAGCTTTTAAGCGCCTCGACCTGGAAGCAGTGAAAAAGGATCTGCATGCGCTCATGACGGATTCGCAGGACTGGTGGCCGGCCGACTTCGGACATTATGGTCCTTTGTTCATTCGTATGGCATGGCATAGTGCAGGTACCTATCGCGTGGGTGACGGTCGCGGTGGCGCGGGTTCAGGGCAACAACGTTTTGCGCCGCTTAACAGCTGGCCCGATAATGTGAGTCTTGATAAAGCACGCAGATTGCTTTGGCCTATTAAACAAAAATATGGGCGTAACCTTTCCTGGGCCGATCTACTGATCCTGACCGGTAACATAGCTTTGGAATCTATGGGCTTCAAAACATTTGGCTTCGCCGGCGGACGTGAGGATGCCTGGGAAGCGGATGAAGCGGTATACTGGGGTGCAGAATCCACCTGGCTCGGCGGTGATCTCCGCTATGCCAACGGATCTCCCGGCGCACATGAACATCACGGGGTAGTTGATACCGATGCTGCGGCAGACAATGCAGCTCATTCCCGTAATCTCGAAAAACCACTTGCCGCTGTGCAGATGGGGTTGATTTATGTGAATCCTGAAGGCCCCGACGGCAACCCCGATCCTATTGCTGCTGCTAAAGACATCCGTGATACATTTGGCCGCATGGCCATGAACGATGAGGAAACTGTAGCGCTGATAGCTGGCGGTCACAGCTTTGGTAAAACCCATGGCGCTGCTCCTGCTACGCATGTGGGAAAAGAACCGGAAGGAGCCGATCTTGAAATGCAGGGCCTGGGCTGGCGCAACAGCTATGGCACCGGTAGTGGAGCCGACGCTATTACCAGCGGCCTTGAAGTAATATGGACTAAAACACCCACCAAATGGAGCAATAATTTCTTTGAAAATCTGTTTGGGTACGAATGGGAGCTTACCAAAAGTCCCGCCGGCGCGCATCAATGGGTAGCTAAAAATGCCGACAATACTATCCCCGACGCATACGACAGTTCAAAAAAACACCGGCCTGCCATGCTTACAACGGATCTGTCGCTGAGGTTTGATCCGGCGTATGAAAAAATATCCAGGCGCTTTTTAGAACATCCGGATGAATTGGCCGATGCTTTCGCCCGTGCCTGGTTTAAATTAACGCATCGCGACCTGGGCCCGCGCTCCCGCTATCTTGGTGCTGATGTACCGGCAGAGATACTGCTCTGGCAGGATCCTATTCCGGCCGTTGATCATCCGCTAGCAGATGCCAATGATATAGCCGCCCTGAAAGCTAAAGTGCTGGCATCGGGATTAACTGTTTCCGAGCTTGTTTCCACCGCCTGGGCTTCTGCCTCTACTTTCCGTGGTTCCGACAAACGCGGTGGTGCCAACGGCGCCCGCATCCGTCTGGCTCCGCAAAAAAGCTGGCTGGTGAATAACCCCGCCCGCTTACAGAAGGTATTAGACAAGCTTACAGATATTCAGAAAGATTTCAACAGCGCGCAATCAGGCGGCAAAAAAATATCACTGGCAGATCTGATCGTACTGGCAGGTTGTGCCGGAGTGGAAAAGGCCGCTAAGGATGGAGGACATACTATCACGGTTCCGTTTACACCTGGCCGCATGGATGCTTCACAGGAACAAACTGATATAGAATCCGCAGGCTACCTCGAACCATTGTCTGATGGTTTCCGCAATTACCGCAAACCTAAGGTGCCGGTATCTACCGAAGAATTACTCATCGACAAAGCCCAGCTGCTGACCCTTTCAGTGCCTGAACTGACAGTACTGGTGGGAGGTATGCGTGTACTGGATACTAACTTCGATGGTTCTAAACATGGCGTATTCACACAACGACCGGGTCAACTGACAAACGACTTCTTTGTAAACCTGCTGGATATGCGTACTGCCTGGAAAGCCATATCCGACGACCGGGAAGTTTATGAAGGCAGTGACCGGGCCAGTGGTAAGATCAAATGGACAGGCACCCGTGCCGACCTGGTATTCGGATCTAACGCAGAGCTGAGAGCCGTTGCAGAAGTATATGGCAGCACTGATGCGCAGGATAAATTTGTGAAAGACTTTGTGGCTGCCTGGAATAAGGTGATGAACCTCGACCGGTTCGACTTAGCCCGGTCATAG
- a CDS encoding AAA family ATPase: MKTILITGMSGTGKSTVVRQLLANGFNATDLDAAPYSMWVDADPDPEYPDNEVQPGKDWVWNGERIASLLSGNKGLLFVSGCASNMVAFYPQFDHIILLTAPDEVMINRLQTRSDNTYGNQAEERTRVLYLKSEIEPLLREAADLEIDTDMPAETVMDAILQHVGAR, encoded by the coding sequence ATGAAAACAATTCTCATTACCGGTATGTCCGGAACCGGCAAAAGCACTGTTGTCCGGCAGTTGCTGGCAAATGGATTCAATGCAACAGATCTGGATGCTGCGCCATATTCCATGTGGGTAGATGCTGATCCTGACCCTGAGTACCCCGATAATGAAGTGCAGCCCGGAAAGGACTGGGTGTGGAATGGAGAGCGTATAGCATCGCTTTTATCCGGTAATAAAGGGCTTTTGTTTGTCAGCGGCTGCGCCAGTAATATGGTTGCATTCTATCCACAGTTTGATCATATTATATTGCTGACTGCACCGGATGAGGTGATGATCAACAGGCTTCAAACCAGGAGTGATAATACCTATGGAAACCAGGCGGAGGAAAGAACACGTGTGCTTTATTTGAAGAGTGAGATAGAACCATTGCTGAGGGAGGCGGCGGATCTGGAAATTGATACTGATATGCCGGCTGAAACCGTTATGGATGCTATTCTTCAGCATGTTGGAGCTCGTTGA
- a CDS encoding O-antigen ligase family protein translates to MIAFSLIACYRLYAGSRSGFQVSVVDVSLLLLLIYIVTNRYYIQPVAGFSMRFLELTGLVIGYLTLKALPRKYYLYILLSISAGGFLQVLTGLMQLLGLQDSRNSYFPVTGNFFNPGGYAGYISLTAVVSFGIYINRNRLLEAVSEDVQNKKKSLVTWVITYLPMLSFIGSIIILPGLRSRSAYVSVVAGVGLIWLLYKSEQVDIKAKWPVKRIAVAGILLLGVFYSIYQFKKHSADGRLLIYKISLVLIQEHPFFGVGFDRFRASYMDEQAKWFEHKSGDIAEEAQLADNTFYAFNEPLQFTVENGLIGLALALVAVFFCCWFREKAKEEPLRNIVYGILLSCFVFSLFTYASDNLAIKCLLVFALAVLSQVDSRKLTTIHIARTRVLAPVFTLCILFFVCWGVNAIEGMRKSFLAWGNGQVYYVRELYTESNNSFESVYPVFHENGEFLMQYGKSLAMTENYSKALSILKEARKYLSSGVVETAIGDCERKSGNYKDAESAYLHAMYMIPNRFYPLYLLMTLYNDNGEPAKAVKMARSIKIKKVKVPSKAVNEIKRYAENLIKEKHPASSDLTTADN, encoded by the coding sequence GTGATAGCATTTTCCCTTATTGCATGTTACAGGCTGTATGCCGGATCCAGGTCAGGATTCCAGGTTTCAGTGGTCGATGTTTCATTGTTGTTGCTGTTGATATATATAGTAACTAACCGGTATTATATACAACCTGTTGCTGGTTTTTCTATGCGCTTTCTGGAGCTGACCGGGTTGGTGATAGGTTACCTTACACTGAAAGCATTGCCCCGGAAATACTATCTCTATATTTTATTGAGCATATCTGCAGGTGGCTTTCTGCAGGTGTTGACAGGGCTGATGCAGTTGTTGGGATTACAGGATAGCCGTAACAGTTATTTCCCGGTTACCGGGAATTTCTTTAACCCGGGTGGTTATGCAGGGTATATATCACTTACCGCAGTGGTCTCATTTGGCATATATATCAACAGAAACAGGCTGTTGGAGGCCGTCTCTGAAGATGTGCAGAATAAGAAAAAAAGCCTGGTTACCTGGGTGATTACTTACCTGCCAATGTTGAGCTTTATAGGCAGCATTATCATTCTGCCCGGCTTACGGTCGCGTTCCGCGTATGTTAGTGTGGTGGCAGGAGTGGGACTAATCTGGCTGTTGTATAAGAGTGAGCAGGTGGATATTAAAGCAAAATGGCCTGTTAAGCGTATAGCCGTGGCCGGTATACTGCTGCTGGGCGTATTTTACTCCATCTATCAGTTTAAAAAGCATTCGGCAGATGGCCGGTTGCTGATATACAAGATATCACTGGTATTAATACAGGAACATCCTTTCTTTGGAGTTGGGTTCGACAGATTCAGGGCCAGCTATATGGATGAACAGGCAAAGTGGTTTGAGCATAAAAGCGGGGATATAGCAGAAGAAGCACAGTTGGCTGATAATACCTTTTACGCTTTTAATGAACCCCTGCAGTTTACCGTAGAGAATGGGCTGATAGGATTAGCACTCGCCCTGGTGGCAGTTTTTTTCTGCTGCTGGTTTAGGGAAAAGGCAAAAGAGGAGCCCCTGCGAAATATTGTATACGGCATATTATTATCCTGTTTTGTCTTTAGTCTGTTCACGTATGCTTCCGATAACCTGGCAATAAAATGTTTGTTGGTTTTTGCATTGGCGGTGTTGTCGCAGGTCGACAGCCGTAAACTGACGACCATCCATATTGCCCGCACACGCGTGCTTGCCCCGGTATTTACACTATGTATATTATTTTTTGTCTGTTGGGGTGTGAATGCAATCGAAGGCATGAGGAAATCTTTTCTCGCGTGGGGGAATGGACAAGTGTATTATGTCAGGGAACTGTATACAGAGAGTAATAACAGCTTTGAGTCAGTTTATCCGGTGTTCCATGAAAACGGAGAGTTCCTGATGCAGTATGGGAAGTCGTTGGCAATGACGGAAAATTACAGCAAAGCATTAAGCATTTTAAAAGAAGCGCGGAAATACCTGAGCTCCGGAGTTGTTGAAACTGCAATTGGAGACTGCGAACGAAAATCGGGTAATTACAAGGACGCTGAAAGTGCCTATTTACACGCCATGTACATGATCCCTAACCGCTTTTATCCGCTTTATCTGTTGATGACCTTATATAACGACAATGGTGAGCCTGCAAAGGCGGTGAAAATGGCACGGAGTATAAAAATAAAAAAAGTGAAAGTTCCCTCTAAAGCCGTAAATGAAATAAAGAGATATGCTGAAAACCTGATAAAAGAAAAACACCCGGCCTCATCTGATCTGACAACTGCAGATAATTAA
- the lepB gene encoding signal peptidase I, translating to MKTATKKLLKKTGYVFISLIILLFMLRLLFIDVYRIPSDSMKNKFSSNDYIFINKTLYSSAFSVLADKLDLATPHAGDIFVFTVRKEIPGFFVKRCIGLPGSTVEVRNGVLSVDGNTVKEPPSVRHYYKIWFNDYQQLKTDIAQAGIDKLGNSFKRFPRYIFMALDNFQKNKLRNGIDSFTIWKGNSDPDSLNINVPELSEDIPDMNALKIPFKGMKIFFSEQLPAVYESTIRIYEDSSIQHIGKNVFIKGKTVDSYTFKKDYLFMMGDNRDIAIDSRHYGVVPRENLVGKYIGKL from the coding sequence ATGAAAACTGCTACAAAGAAACTATTAAAGAAAACAGGCTACGTTTTTATCTCCCTGATCATCCTGCTCTTTATGCTCAGATTACTCTTTATTGATGTATACAGGATTCCCAGCGATTCTATGAAAAATAAGTTTAGTAGTAACGACTACATCTTCATTAATAAAACGCTTTACAGCAGTGCCTTTTCGGTGCTGGCGGATAAACTGGATCTCGCAACCCCTCATGCAGGAGATATTTTTGTTTTTACAGTCAGGAAAGAGATACCAGGTTTCTTTGTGAAAAGATGTATCGGGTTGCCGGGATCAACGGTAGAAGTAAGGAACGGCGTATTAAGCGTTGACGGCAATACTGTTAAAGAACCGCCGAGCGTCAGGCATTACTACAAGATCTGGTTTAATGATTATCAACAGCTTAAAACTGATATAGCGCAAGCCGGCATCGATAAACTCGGAAATAGCTTCAAACGGTTTCCCCGGTACATTTTTATGGCGCTTGATAACTTTCAAAAAAATAAATTGAGAAACGGAATTGATTCTTTTACAATATGGAAAGGGAACAGTGATCCCGATAGTTTGAATATAAATGTGCCGGAATTGAGTGAAGATATCCCTGATATGAATGCACTCAAAATTCCTTTCAAAGGCATGAAGATTTTTTTCAGCGAACAGCTTCCTGCAGTGTATGAAAGCACTATCCGGATCTATGAAGATTCGTCGATTCAACACATTGGGAAAAATGTTTTCATAAAAGGTAAAACGGTGGATTCCTATACTTTTAAAAAGGACTACTTATTTATGATGGGAGATAACCGTGATATTGCCATTGACTCGCGGCATTATGGAGTAGTACCCAGGGAGAATTTGGTAGGAAAGTACATCGGGAAGCTTTAA